ttccttttgcactctcgcctccacctcctgggaagAAGCGGAGGCGCCGGCGGCTCGGGGTAGCAACAGGCCGGGCCATTGCGGCCCTGCGGAAAGTTTCTGTCTGGTTGTGCGGAACTGGGGCCGGGTTGGTGTACTGCTCGGAGCAATGGGTGAGTGGCGGTGGAAGACTCTGTCGGAGCCGCGAAGGGAGGGAGCGAgcgagagagggagggagggagggagcgagagGGCGCGCGCCACTAAGCGCTCACATTTTCTATTGACTTTGCTCGTGTTCCTACAAGTTGTAGGAACACGCTAAGGGTCAGCGGCGCACAGGAGTTCAATGTGAACGCTGGCTACTGGCTGGCTATTGATGccattttctgattttaagagAAGGGAACTATGGCATCAGCAAGCCCCGCAGCCCCCGTAGCAAACCAAGTTTTGCTTCACACGCGCgcatacacacaaacaaaacaggagggaaaaaaaagcaccTCTAGCTTCTCCTAGACTTTGTTTAACTGCCCGGGTCTCCAGGAGGAACGCTGGGGATGGGATGAGTAAAGAGGGAGTGGCCCAAGAAATTTAGTGAGGAGCAGGCTACAAGCAGCGCGTTTAGGCATCAAGACCGATTTCCCGTCCTGCTTCGGAGGACTTTTGAACGCTTGGAGAGGCCCTGAGTCTCACCACTTTACTTGGCTGTAGGGGCCTCTGGCACCGCAGGAATGAGGGAGGGGGTCCGATTGGACCGTGACAGTTGGGCCCGTTCGGCTTTGTTCAGGAATCGTTTGGCTTGGGGACAGCCCCTGTCGTTAGTACAGGACGGGTGCGTTCGCCCAGTCCCCGGACGCGCAGGGAGGCCCAGTGGCAGGCGGCTGTCCCAAGCAGCGTGTGCGCGTCTCCGCGCGCTGTGTGTTCGTTTTTTAGAGCCAGCTTTCGGGGAGGTGAACCAGCTGGGTGGAGTGTTCGTGAACGGGAGGCCGCTGCCCAACGCCATCCGGCTTCGCATCGTGGAACTGGCCCAACTGGGCATCCGACCCTGTGACATCAGCCGCCAGCTACGGGTCTCACACGGCTGTGTCAGCAAGATCCTGGCGCGCTACAACGAAACAGGCTCGATCTTGCCAGGAGCCATCGGGGGCAGCAAGCCCCGGGTCACTACCCCCACCGTGGTGAAGCACATCCGGACCTACAAGCAGAGGGACCCTGGCATCTTCGCCTGGGAGATCCGGGACCGCCTGCTGGCGGACGGTGTGTGCGACAAGTACAACGTGCCCTCGGTGAGCTCCATCAGCCGCATTCTGCGCAACAAGATCGGCAACTTGGCCCAGCAGGGTCATTACGACTCGTACAAGCAGCACCAGCCGGCACCGCAGCCAGCGCTGCCCTACAACCACATCTACTCATACCCCAGTCCTATCACGGCGGCGGCTGCCAAGGTGCCCACACCACCCGGGGTGCCTGCCATTCCCGGTTCGGTGGCCATGCCGCGCACCTGGCCTTCCTCGCACTCCGTCACTGACATCCTGGGCATCCGCTCCATCACCGACCAAGGTAGGGGCTCAGAGACAGGGCGTGTGGATGTGCAGCATCTGCCTCCGCATTCCCGCGGAGGTCCCACTATCTGCGGCCTCTGGGACCCTGTCTTTCCTATCACCTGAGGCTTTTTCCTTTGGAAACGTAAGGAGTCTTCCTAGGGGGTGTCCTGATCTCATTAACTTGAAACGCTTGCCCCTGGTTTCCTTGCCACACacagtctcctgcctcatctcAAACTACCAGACCCATAACATCCCCCCATCCCCAACACATGGTTCGCATTTTCCACCCTCCCCCGCCTCTCGAGCCGAGGCGGCCTCAGCCCGGCTTGCTCACTTGAAGAGAGCGTCCGGGCCGGACTTGGGGGGCAGCCCGGGAGGCCTGAGCCTGCTTGGGGCTGCCGGCTGCAGATGCCGCTGCAGGCAGAGTAGCTTGCTTGGGGATCACAGACGCCCGGGAGGAGTCCAGCACGCGGTGGAAATTGAAGTATTCTCCCATTTTGGCAATCAGGCCAAATTTGCTCCGGCAGGAAGTTCAAATGTCAACTAATTGGTTTCGTTCTTATGCTTCACTTCATTTTCCTCGGAAATGGAGGTCCCGAAGTTACTACTACTAACTCATTCCCAGACGAggtcatattctctctctctctctctctccctctacctCTCCCCCTTAACAGACTTCACCGTGTGTATCTTAGGAGGGGAAGTGGCATCTGCAGTGATGGAAATAAAATGCAGGCGATTCCATGCCGTTCTTTTTACTGTTCTTTTCCGTTTACCCTGAGCTTTCCGCTTTCCTTTGGGGTTCTCGGGTCCCCAAGAATGCAAGTGGGTATCT
Above is a window of Callithrix jacchus isolate 240 chromosome 8, calJac240_pri, whole genome shotgun sequence DNA encoding:
- the PAX9 gene encoding paired box protein Pax-9 isoform X3, encoding MEPAFGEVNQLGGVFVNGRPLPNAIRLRIVELAQLGIRPCDISRQLRVSHGCVSKILARYNETGSILPGAIGGSKPRVTTPTVVKHIRTYKQRDPGIFAWEIRDRLLADGVCDKYNVPSVSSISRILRNKIGNLAQQGHYDSYKQHQPAPQPALPYNHIYSYPSPITAAAAKVPTPPGVPAIPGSVAMPRTWPSSHSVTDILGIRSITDQAVSDSSPYHSPKVEEWSSLGRNNFPAAAPHAVNGLEKGALEQETKYSQAPNGLPAVGSFVSASSMAPYPTPAQVSPYMTYSAAPSGYVGGHGWQHAGSTPLSPHNCDIPASLAFKGMQAAREGSHSVTASAL
- the PAX9 gene encoding paired box protein Pax-9 isoform X4, which codes for MEPAFGEVNQLGGVFVNGRPLPNAIRLRIVELAQLGIRPCDISRQLRVSHGCVSKILARYNETGSILPGAIGGSKPRVTTPTVVKHIRTYKQRDPGIFAWEIRDRLLADGVCDKYNVPSVSSISRILRNKIGNLAQQGHYDSYKQHQPAPQPALPYNHIYSYPSPITAAAAKVPTPPGVPAIPGSVAMPRTWPSSHSVTDILGIRSITDQVSDSSPYHSPKVEEWSSLGRNNFPAAAPHAVNGLEKGALEQETKYSQAPNGLPAVGSFVSASSMAPYPTPAQVSPYMTYSAAPSGYVGGHGWQHAGSTPLSPHNCDIPASLAFKGMQAAREGSHSVTASAL
- the PAX9 gene encoding paired box protein Pax-9 isoform X1 — its product is MREGVRLDRDSWARSALFRNRLAWGQPLSLVQDGCVRPVPGRAGRPSGRRLSQAACARLRALCVRFLEPAFGEVNQLGGVFVNGRPLPNAIRLRIVELAQLGIRPCDISRQLRVSHGCVSKILARYNETGSILPGAIGGSKPRVTTPTVVKHIRTYKQRDPGIFAWEIRDRLLADGVCDKYNVPSVSSISRILRNKIGNLAQQGHYDSYKQHQPAPQPALPYNHIYSYPSPITAAAAKVPTPPGVPAIPGSVAMPRTWPSSHSVTDILGIRSITDQAVSDSSPYHSPKVEEWSSLGRNNFPAAAPHAVNGLEKGALEQETKYSQAPNGLPAVGSFVSASSMAPYPTPAQVSPYMTYSAAPSGYVGGHGWQHAGSTPLSPHNCDIPASLAFKGMQAAREGSHSVTASAL
- the PAX9 gene encoding paired box protein Pax-9 isoform X2; the protein is MREGVRLDRDSWARSALFRNRLAWGQPLSLVQDGCVRPVPGRAGRPSGRRLSQAACARLRALCVRFLEPAFGEVNQLGGVFVNGRPLPNAIRLRIVELAQLGIRPCDISRQLRVSHGCVSKILARYNETGSILPGAIGGSKPRVTTPTVVKHIRTYKQRDPGIFAWEIRDRLLADGVCDKYNVPSVSSISRILRNKIGNLAQQGHYDSYKQHQPAPQPALPYNHIYSYPSPITAAAAKVPTPPGVPAIPGSVAMPRTWPSSHSVTDILGIRSITDQVSDSSPYHSPKVEEWSSLGRNNFPAAAPHAVNGLEKGALEQETKYSQAPNGLPAVGSFVSASSMAPYPTPAQVSPYMTYSAAPSGYVGGHGWQHAGSTPLSPHNCDIPASLAFKGMQAAREGSHSVTASAL